The following are from one region of the Fusarium verticillioides 7600 chromosome 1, whole genome shotgun sequence genome:
- a CDS encoding trehalose-6-phosphate hydrolase codes for MQPVIPNVERASWREASVYQIYPPSFKDTNGDGIGDIQGIISELDYIKSLGVDMVWLSPILASPQVDMGYDISDYKNIYPPYGTMADHDALIKGLHDRGLKYILDLVVNHTSDQHPWFKESKSSKTSRYRDWYFWRPARWDPETGKRMPPNNWESFFSTSAWTWDATTQEYYLHLWSSGQPDLNWENPDVVNAVHDIVRFWLDRGVDGFRMDVINYISKTPGLPDAKIKKPGFFQKPTEHCACGPRLHEYLRGIGSILQEYDAFSVGEMPDADPEEVLKAVGQDRGELAMAFHFDIDGLDLGANHRFDPAVFQPTALKNVVNKWQTFMASNAGWNALHMENHDESRTVSRYACDSPAMRTISAKMLANHLAFQSGTLFIYQGQELAMVNLPREWGMEKYKDIECLNHWELVQRCYHDDVKKQKMYRDRYRQVGRDNARTPMQWNSESPYAGFVPIGSKQVEPWMSIHPDFGTWNVSTMLADSQSSLHHWRRVLKFRKQHSNIFVYGGFEMLNIEIEEDVIAYIRTDNTTGGSLTGPTEALVVTSFSATDIWWTIPPKAMTILLGASTDSRKPNINVTGLVTALGNYEGVNELMVKDGMAVIRLRPYQTLIAMV; via the exons ATGCAGCCTGTCATCCCAAACGTCGAGCGAGCCTCGTGGCGGGAAGCCTCTGTATATCAGATCTACCCACCTTCTTTTAAAGATACCAATGGGGATGGTATAGGAGATATTCAAGGAATTATCTCAGAGCTTGACTATATCAAGTCTCTTGGCGTTGATATGGTATGGCTGTCTCCCATTTTGGCATCTCCGCAGGTTGATATGGGTTACGATATCTCTGACTATAAGAATATCTATCCGCCTTATGGTACCATGGCCGATCATGATGCTTTAATCAAAGGCCTCCATGACCGCGGTTTGAAGTatatccttgaccttgttgtgAACCATACATCggatcaacatccttggtTCAAAGAGTCCaagtcttcaaagacaagcaGATATCGCGACTGGTATTTCTGGCGGCCGGCTCGCTGGGATCCCGAAACCGGTAAACGGATGCCACCTAACAATTGGGAATCCTTTTTTAGTACAAGCGCTTGGACTTGGGACGCTACCACACAAGAATATTATCTTCACCTTTGGTCATCTGGACAGCCTGACTTGAACTGGGAAAATCCCGATGTCGTCAATGCTGTGCACGATATCGTAAGATTCTGGCTTGATCGTGGCGTTGATGGGTTTCGAATGGATGTCATTAACTATATTTCGAAAACACCTGGCCTGCCCGACgcaaagatcaagaaaccGGGATTTTTTCAGAAGCCCACCGAGCATTGTGCTTGTGGACCACGGCTGCACGAATACCTACGTGGGATTGGATCGATACTCCAGGAATACGATGCATTTAGTGTCGGCGAGATGCCAGATGCAGATCCCGAAGAAGTTCTCAAAGCTGTGGGCCAGGATCGTGGAGAATTAGCTATGGCGTTTCACTTTGACAT AGATGGGCTTGACCTAGGTGCAAATCATAGATTTGACCCCGCCGTGTTCCAACCAACAGCATTAAAGAACGTAGTCAACAAATGGCAAACATTCATGGCATCCAACGCAGGTTGGAACGCCCTGCATATGGAGAACCACGACGAGAGCCGAACAGTTAGTCGTTACGCTTGCGACTCTCCCGCCATGCGAACAAtatcagccaagatgctAGCAAACCACCTTGCCTTCCAGTCTGGAACACTTTTCATCTATCAGGGACAGGAACTTGCAATGGTTAATCTTCCCCGAGAATGGGGAATGGAGAAATACAAAGACATCGAATGTCTGAATCACTGGGAGTTGGTACAGCGTTGTTACCACGACGATGTAAAAAAGCAGAAGATGTATAGGGACAGATACCGACAGGTCGGACGTGACAACGCTCGCACGCCCATGCAGTGGAACTCGGAGAGTCCATATGCTGGATTCGTGCCGATTGGTTCTAAGCAAGTTGAGCCCTGGATGTCTATCCACCCTGACTTTGGGACTTGGAACGTTTCCACGATGTTAGCCGATTCGCAGTCCAGCCTTCACCATTGGCGCCGGGTGCTCAAGTTTCGAAAGCAGCATTCCAACATATTTGTTTACGGAGGATTCGAAATGCTAAATATAGAAATCGAAGAAGACGTCATTGCGTATATACGCACTGACAACACTACTGGTGGGAGCCTAACTGGACCGACGGAGGCGCTGGTTGTGACCAGTTTTAGTGCCACTGATATCTGGTGGACCATTCCTCCCAAGGCAATGACTATTCTACTCGGTGCGTCCACAGATTCAAGAAAGCCCAATATCAATGTGACGGGGCTGGTAACCGCTTTGGGCAATTATGAGGGTGTGAACGAATTGATGGTCAAAGATGGAATGGCTGTAATTAGGCTGAGGCCATACCAGACTTTGATTGCAATGGTATAA